In Sphingopyxis sp. CCNWLW2, a single window of DNA contains:
- a CDS encoding nuclear transport factor 2 family protein, which translates to MPIDPVRLALPFIAALLTAGPTVAAPAPSSPEAALEAYVDGLRTGRVELLEALFLPDGQFCTLAKEGAAPIGCKRFAEVLGDWAARPDPAATGRVLDRRDATPSMSAVTYELHFGGDRYVDQLLLYRTDAGWRVVAKTTAVTAAR; encoded by the coding sequence ATGCCGATCGATCCTGTACGCCTTGCCCTTCCCTTCATCGCTGCGCTGCTGACGGCGGGGCCGACGGTAGCGGCACCAGCGCCGTCCTCACCCGAAGCCGCGCTCGAAGCCTATGTCGACGGGCTGCGCACGGGACGGGTCGAGCTTCTTGAGGCGCTGTTCCTGCCCGACGGACAATTCTGCACACTGGCAAAGGAAGGCGCTGCGCCGATCGGCTGCAAGCGCTTCGCCGAGGTGCTCGGCGACTGGGCGGCGCGGCCCGATCCCGCCGCGACCGGGCGCGTCCTCGACCGCCGCGACGCGACGCCGTCGATGAGCGCGGTCACCTATGAACTGCATTTCGGCGGCGACCGGTACGTCGACCAGCTCCTGCTCTATCGCACCGACGCCGGATGGCGCGTCGTCGCCAAGACCACCGCGGTCACCGCGGCCCGGTAA